The following proteins are encoded in a genomic region of Rudaeicoccus suwonensis:
- a CDS encoding aspartate-semialdehyde dehydrogenase — protein MKVGVVGATGQVGGVVLRLLAEREFPVDELRLFASPRSAGREVNWHNDRLAVEDATTADPTGLDIAIFSAGGATSRELAPKFAAAGVTVIDNSSAWRMDPDVPLVVSEVNPEAIADARKGIIANPNCTTMAAMPVLKPLSAAAGLRRLTVASYQAVSGSGLAGVEELAGQIRQGVEGNLEQLTHDGAAVELGPAKKYVAPIAFNVLAMAGSVVDDGSGETDEEQKLRNESRKILGLPDLLVSGTCVRVPVFTGHSLAIHAEFERPITAGQARDLLSVAPGVVVTEVPTPLEAAGQDPSYVGRIRQDQAVADDKGLVLFVSNDNLRKGAALNTIQIAEVIAAQR, from the coding sequence ATGAAGGTCGGAGTCGTCGGCGCGACCGGGCAGGTCGGCGGAGTCGTTCTGCGGTTGTTGGCCGAGCGCGAATTCCCCGTCGACGAGTTGCGCCTGTTCGCCTCACCTCGCTCCGCAGGGCGCGAGGTGAACTGGCACAACGACCGGCTCGCCGTCGAAGACGCCACCACCGCCGACCCGACCGGGCTCGACATCGCGATCTTCTCCGCGGGCGGCGCGACCTCGCGTGAGCTGGCGCCGAAGTTCGCCGCGGCCGGCGTCACCGTCATCGACAACTCCTCCGCCTGGCGCATGGACCCCGACGTGCCGCTGGTCGTCTCGGAGGTCAACCCCGAAGCGATCGCCGACGCCCGCAAGGGCATCATCGCCAACCCCAACTGCACGACGATGGCCGCGATGCCGGTGCTGAAACCGTTGTCGGCAGCGGCCGGCCTGCGCCGCCTCACAGTCGCCAGCTACCAGGCGGTCTCCGGATCCGGCCTTGCCGGAGTCGAAGAGCTCGCCGGTCAGATCCGCCAGGGCGTCGAGGGCAACCTCGAGCAGCTCACCCACGATGGTGCCGCTGTCGAGCTCGGCCCGGCCAAGAAGTATGTGGCGCCCATTGCCTTCAACGTGCTCGCCATGGCCGGATCGGTGGTCGACGACGGCAGCGGAGAAACCGACGAGGAGCAGAAGCTGCGCAACGAGTCGCGCAAGATCCTCGGCCTGCCCGACCTGTTGGTCTCCGGCACCTGCGTCCGGGTGCCCGTGTTCACCGGCCACTCGCTCGCGATCCATGCCGAGTTCGAGCGGCCCATCACCGCCGGTCAGGCTCGTGACCTGTTGTCGGTCGCTCCCGGCGTCGTGGTGACCGAGGTGCCGACGCCGCTCGAGGCGGCGGGTCAGGATCCGTCATACGTGGGCCGGATCAGGCAGGACCAGGCAGTGGCAGACGACAAGGGCCTCGTGCTGTTCGTCTCGAACGACAACTTGCGAAAGGGCGCTGCCCTCAACACGATTCAGATCGCCGAGGTCATCGCCGCACAGCGGTGA
- a CDS encoding HNH endonuclease signature motif containing protein, with product MSITPLLAESAVEHATSGELLEAAGVLMVRAFEVICADAPGLTRDELLAQVEAVQRVANSVDGARVVRMAQVASIEDVTDLSGETEGPPVTSWVRHQLGWTNEWVSSEIGALLAWGPRQADTRLDQALDAVTLTPRLLREVGAGRLAAEKMHKVTAGLGSAPTDVAAAVESALLDQGIGGLTTTQIARRVPRILADLDPTAAQTSGTKTREREVGVSCRASHVPGLSEIKVVLDSAQAARIMSAVEQLARQLHQDAVEVISLPQCRVDALVDLVLQNAHVDTHLTFHIPVMTGVFPGDATATTTTTSTATAAGAATAACSTAAGSASAAAGVTGAAAATAAVAGTAVDSGAVAATIAGAAGSGAVVGDGSDTARAQVAALCDRLFPDPHTMGWTQVVRTENNPPPDEEWNLDGEGWSPCGWPEPPDDVFDDDPDHEIDWDTALAHLVDSLPDPPLDGVFTADPHFGDYPDIGAPTNPVTVPDTANLVAPSRHVMPSASAPAIAGAGPVIVPGVGTILPSHVHALTSTLGVSLARTLLDATTGVLVQATSTKYRPTAGIARFVKDRDQHCRFPGCTQPATYCDADHVIPWPTGPTTPANLQCLCRHHHRVKHQTRWQVTMTTDGVCTWTSPSGRRYLTRPAD from the coding sequence ATGTCGATCACACCACTGCTGGCCGAGTCAGCGGTGGAGCACGCCACCAGTGGGGAGTTGTTGGAAGCGGCGGGTGTGTTGATGGTGCGGGCGTTCGAGGTGATCTGCGCTGATGCGCCCGGGTTGACCCGGGACGAACTCCTGGCGCAGGTCGAGGCCGTGCAGCGGGTGGCGAATTCGGTGGATGGTGCCCGGGTGGTGCGGATGGCGCAGGTCGCTTCGATTGAAGACGTCACCGACCTGTCCGGTGAGACCGAGGGTCCGCCGGTGACGTCGTGGGTGCGGCACCAGTTGGGGTGGACCAACGAGTGGGTCTCCTCCGAGATCGGGGCCCTGCTGGCGTGGGGTCCACGCCAAGCGGACACCCGCCTGGACCAAGCCTTGGACGCGGTCACGCTGACACCGAGACTGTTGCGGGAAGTCGGCGCGGGCCGGTTAGCGGCGGAGAAGATGCACAAGGTCACCGCCGGGTTGGGGTCCGCACCCACGGACGTGGCGGCAGCAGTCGAATCAGCACTCTTAGACCAAGGCATTGGTGGGTTGACCACCACGCAGATTGCCAGGCGGGTCCCGAGGATCCTGGCCGACCTCGACCCGACCGCCGCCCAAACATCCGGTACGAAGACGAGGGAGCGTGAGGTCGGGGTGTCCTGTCGCGCTAGTCATGTGCCGGGGTTGAGTGAGATCAAGGTCGTGCTGGACTCAGCCCAAGCAGCGCGGATCATGTCCGCAGTCGAGCAGCTGGCCCGTCAGTTGCACCAGGACGCGGTGGAGGTGATCAGCTTGCCGCAATGCCGGGTCGATGCGTTGGTGGATTTGGTGTTGCAGAACGCCCACGTCGACACCCATCTGACCTTCCACATCCCCGTCATGACCGGGGTATTCCCCGGCGACGCCACCGCAACTACCACCACGACCAGCACTGCAACCGCGGCTGGTGCGGCAACCGCCGCGTGCTCAACCGCCGCAGGGTCGGCATCCGCCGCAGCCGGCGTCACCGGTGCTGCTGCCGCCACGGCTGCTGTCGCCGGTACTGCGGTTGACAGCGGTGCAGTCGCCGCGACCATCGCCGGTGCTGCAGGCAGTGGTGCTGTGGTCGGTGATGGTTCGGATACTGCTCGGGCACAGGTCGCGGCGTTGTGTGACCGGTTGTTCCCCGACCCGCACACCATGGGCTGGACCCAGGTCGTCCGTACCGAGAACAACCCACCACCGGATGAAGAGTGGAACCTTGATGGCGAGGGATGGTCCCCGTGCGGGTGGCCAGAACCACCCGACGACGTCTTCGATGATGATCCTGACCATGAAATCGACTGGGACACCGCCCTGGCACACCTGGTCGACTCGCTACCCGACCCACCACTGGACGGCGTCTTCACCGCCGACCCGCACTTCGGTGACTACCCCGACATTGGTGCCCCGACCAACCCGGTCACTGTGCCCGACACGGCCAACCTGGTCGCACCATCACGGCACGTCATGCCGTCGGCGTCAGCGCCGGCAATAGCGGGGGCGGGTCCGGTGATCGTGCCGGGGGTCGGCACGATCCTGCCCTCCCACGTCCACGCGTTGACCAGCACGCTGGGAGTGTCCCTGGCACGCACACTCCTGGACGCGACCACCGGTGTGCTGGTCCAAGCAACCTCGACCAAGTACCGCCCCACCGCCGGCATTGCCCGATTCGTCAAAGACCGGGACCAGCACTGCCGGTTCCCCGGCTGCACCCAACCCGCCACGTATTGCGACGCCGACCACGTGATCCCCTGGCCCACCGGACCCACGACCCCGGCGAACCTGCAATGCCTGTGCCGGCACCACCACCGGGTCAAACACCAAACCCGGTGGCAGGTCACCATGACCACCGACGGGGTATGCACCTGGACCAGCCCCAGTGGCCGCCGCTACCTCACCCGACCCGCCGACTGA
- a CDS encoding ABC transporter ATP-binding protein, which yields MTEHHVPTTPPAAPAAIELRGVNKSFGATAVIHGVDLKIESGSVTAILGASGSGKTTLLRLIAGFESPDSGTITLGAQVVTGAGRSMRPQHRGVGYVPQDAALFPHLTVAGNVAFGMSGSRSERRTHTVELLDRVGLGGLERRYPHQLSGGQQQRVALARALAIQPRIVLLDEPFGSLDSGLRESVRAEVRGILTATGVTSILVTHDQAEALSFADHVAMLANGVVVAHDSPQELYHHPPTAQVARLLGAANLLPTTRTERGLRCIFGEYDAAGPTDERRLVLLRPEQLELTDDLAPAAVTARVQRVRFQGGVSLVDVRTSGSDGIDLLVQTTGSPPETGSTVGVKACGIPHICRG from the coding sequence ATGACCGAACATCACGTGCCGACAACGCCGCCGGCCGCCCCTGCAGCAATCGAACTGCGAGGCGTGAACAAGAGCTTCGGCGCCACGGCCGTCATACACGGCGTCGATCTGAAGATCGAAAGTGGTTCTGTTACAGCGATTCTCGGCGCTTCTGGCAGCGGTAAGACCACGTTGCTGCGGCTCATCGCCGGCTTCGAGTCACCCGACTCAGGCACCATCACCCTGGGCGCGCAGGTGGTGACCGGGGCCGGGCGCTCGATGCGACCGCAGCACCGTGGCGTGGGCTACGTGCCGCAGGACGCCGCGCTCTTTCCGCATCTGACCGTCGCGGGGAATGTCGCCTTCGGCATGAGCGGTTCTCGCAGCGAACGCCGCACCCACACAGTCGAATTGCTCGATCGAGTGGGTCTCGGCGGACTGGAGCGCCGCTACCCGCACCAACTGTCCGGCGGTCAGCAACAACGTGTCGCGCTCGCCCGGGCACTGGCGATCCAACCGCGAATCGTGTTGCTGGACGAGCCTTTCGGCTCACTGGACTCGGGTTTGCGAGAGTCGGTGCGCGCGGAGGTTCGCGGCATACTCACTGCCACGGGCGTCACGTCGATTCTCGTCACGCACGACCAGGCGGAGGCACTGTCGTTTGCAGACCACGTCGCAATGCTCGCCAATGGCGTTGTGGTTGCTCATGATTCGCCGCAGGAGCTGTACCATCACCCGCCGACCGCTCAGGTTGCCCGGTTGCTCGGCGCAGCGAACCTCCTGCCCACCACGCGCACCGAGCGTGGCCTGCGGTGCATCTTCGGGGAGTATGACGCCGCAGGCCCCACGGACGAACGGCGCTTGGTGTTGCTGCGCCCGGAACAACTCGAGCTCACCGACGACCTCGCACCCGCCGCAGTCACGGCCAGGGTGCAGCGTGTTCGTTTTCAGGGTGGGGTGAGTCTGGTCGACGTGCGGACGTCCGGCAGTGACGGGATCGATCTGCTGGTGCAGACCACGGGGTCGCCTCCGGAGACCGGATCCACGGTGGGTGTGAAGGCCTGCGGCATACCGCATATCTGCCGGGGGTGA
- a CDS encoding Dyp-type peroxidase: MPGTPEKPSTADSSDDAVAVPAATSSGSADQSGPQAQTDRSGLRRRSLLRGSALVGAGAVGGGLLGGLAGRATAANATSSSQLRESFYGKHQSGIISNTQKQTVLAAFDVSSASRSDLSALMQAWSALAAPLTSGVSHTVPIYRSSTDTGAAYADATNASTTDDSLEAYQLGPSRLTLTVGFGRSLFVDGTGRDRFGLASQLPDQLAALPHFPGEQLTATDSDGDLFLQACADDAQVAFHAVRSIARIAPDVATLRWTQLGYTPDNTGGTPRNLMGFKDGTIDSNLHPPTNLDTTVWAGAEGPVWMQGGSYLVYRRIRMTLEHWDRLAPSDQEQVIGRHKLTGAPLGEDNEFAPLRMSSAIPVDAHVRLAAPQTNAGAVILRRAFSYNNGTTQFTERWPPWRQALEYDAGLLFLAYQQDPRKAFVPINTRLSQQDAMNQFTTHTASAVFAVPPGITGPGDWFGRSLLS; encoded by the coding sequence ATGCCAGGAACACCCGAAAAGCCATCAACAGCAGACTCTTCCGACGACGCGGTGGCGGTCCCGGCAGCGACGTCAAGCGGATCGGCGGACCAGTCCGGACCGCAGGCGCAGACCGACCGCTCCGGTCTGCGCCGCCGGTCCCTGCTGCGCGGCAGCGCGCTCGTCGGTGCCGGCGCAGTGGGCGGCGGCCTGCTCGGCGGTCTTGCCGGCCGTGCCACCGCGGCCAACGCCACCAGCAGCAGTCAGCTGCGCGAGTCGTTCTACGGCAAGCACCAGTCCGGCATCATCAGCAACACCCAGAAGCAGACCGTGCTCGCGGCCTTCGACGTGAGCTCCGCCAGCCGCTCCGACCTGTCGGCCCTGATGCAGGCATGGTCGGCACTCGCAGCGCCACTCACCTCCGGTGTCTCCCACACCGTGCCGATCTATCGCAGCAGCACCGACACCGGCGCCGCGTATGCCGATGCCACCAACGCGTCGACAACCGACGATTCCCTCGAGGCCTACCAGCTCGGGCCCTCACGACTCACGCTCACCGTCGGTTTCGGTCGCAGCCTGTTCGTCGACGGGACCGGCAGGGACAGATTCGGCCTCGCCTCGCAGCTGCCCGACCAACTGGCAGCTCTGCCGCACTTCCCGGGAGAGCAACTGACCGCGACGGACAGCGATGGCGACCTGTTCCTGCAGGCGTGCGCCGACGACGCCCAGGTCGCCTTCCACGCCGTCCGCAGCATCGCCCGCATCGCCCCCGATGTCGCCACCCTGCGCTGGACCCAACTGGGGTACACCCCCGACAACACCGGCGGAACCCCGCGCAACCTCATGGGTTTCAAGGACGGCACCATCGACTCGAACCTGCACCCGCCGACAAATCTCGACACGACCGTGTGGGCCGGAGCAGAAGGGCCGGTGTGGATGCAGGGCGGCAGCTACCTGGTCTACCGACGGATTCGTATGACGCTCGAGCACTGGGACCGCCTGGCGCCAAGCGACCAGGAACAGGTCATCGGTCGCCACAAACTGACCGGCGCTCCGCTGGGGGAGGACAACGAGTTCGCGCCCCTGAGGATGAGCTCCGCCATACCTGTCGATGCGCATGTCCGGCTCGCTGCACCGCAGACCAACGCGGGTGCGGTGATCCTGCGCCGCGCGTTCTCGTACAACAACGGCACCACCCAGTTCACCGAGCGGTGGCCCCCGTGGCGGCAGGCGCTGGAGTATGACGCGGGCCTGCTCTTCCTCGCCTACCAGCAGGACCCGCGAAAAGCGTTCGTGCCGATCAACACTCGGCTGTCGCAGCAGGACGCGATGAACCAGTTCACGACGCACACCGCGAGCGCGGTTTTCGCCGTGCCACCGGGCATCACCGGACCGGGCGACTGGTTCGGACGATCGCTGCTGAGCTGA
- a CDS encoding extracellular solute-binding protein, whose protein sequence is MNDFLSRPSRRSVLTAAGAALVAGTAAACGSGSSSSHGSASETITLYNAQHPQTTDAMISAFTAQTGIKVRVVNDDEDVLTAQLEQEGSNSPADVFYTENSNWLQQLADRKMLATVDAATRAGIPKADSAIDGSWVGISARISALIYNPAKIGAADLPTTIAAMADRTYKGRLEIAPSETDFWPLVCSVARATGNAATLTWLNGLKTNAGAGDNVPDNETLSSDVNQGTTDFAVINHYYFYRLRAELGQNAMNAKLAYFAPGDPGFVRAISGAAILKSSKHQAAAQKFLAFMTAEAGQTVLAHGQSYEYPLRAGVSANVQLPPLSSYKTNSFDPADLGTGETAKTLLQQSGLM, encoded by the coding sequence ATGAATGACTTCCTGAGCCGGCCATCGAGACGCTCCGTGCTCACCGCCGCCGGCGCCGCGCTCGTGGCCGGGACCGCTGCCGCATGCGGATCCGGTTCCAGCTCCTCCCACGGCAGCGCGAGCGAGACCATCACCCTCTACAACGCCCAGCACCCACAGACGACCGACGCGATGATCTCGGCGTTCACCGCCCAGACCGGGATCAAGGTCCGCGTGGTCAACGACGACGAGGACGTGCTGACCGCGCAACTGGAGCAGGAGGGCAGCAACTCACCCGCCGACGTGTTCTACACCGAGAACTCCAACTGGCTGCAGCAACTGGCCGACCGCAAGATGCTGGCCACCGTCGACGCTGCTACCCGCGCGGGAATCCCCAAGGCGGACAGCGCAATTGACGGCAGCTGGGTCGGCATTTCGGCACGTATCAGCGCGCTGATCTACAACCCCGCCAAGATCGGTGCGGCGGATCTGCCGACGACCATCGCCGCGATGGCGGATCGCACATACAAGGGTCGCTTGGAGATCGCGCCGTCAGAGACCGACTTCTGGCCGTTGGTCTGCTCGGTGGCGCGCGCCACCGGCAATGCGGCGACCCTCACCTGGTTGAACGGGCTCAAGACCAATGCGGGTGCCGGCGACAACGTGCCCGACAACGAGACGCTGTCCAGCGACGTGAACCAGGGCACCACCGACTTCGCGGTGATCAACCACTACTACTTCTACCGGCTGCGCGCCGAACTCGGTCAGAACGCGATGAATGCCAAGCTCGCCTACTTCGCCCCGGGCGACCCCGGCTTCGTGCGTGCGATCTCCGGCGCCGCGATCCTGAAGTCGAGCAAGCACCAGGCGGCTGCGCAGAAGTTCCTGGCATTCATGACCGCCGAAGCTGGTCAGACCGTTCTGGCCCACGGACAGAGCTACGAATACCCGCTGCGCGCGGGCGTGAGCGCCAACGTGCAGCTGCCGCCGCTGTCGTCATACAAGACGAATTCGTTCGACCCGGCCGACCTCGGCACCGGTGAGACAGCCAAGACACTGCTGCAGCAGAGCGGCCTGATGTGA
- a CDS encoding ABC transporter permease — MSGLRGLGDLARGRLVVAVSAVVAVVMLLPLVLVVLDVHSAGWAEIHRVLFRQRSAMLLTNTTELAASVVVLATMLGVAAAMLTERMTLPWRPLWTVLLVLPIAMPDFVVGYTWHTLWPTLDPLGASVAVMTLGSYPLVYLPVSAALRRSDITLEDTARSLGAGTVRTFARITLPQIRIAAAGGAVLVFLTVISEYGAFEVLRFNTFTTEIFSEFQFEPDAAGALSIPLVLMGLSALLLESLLIRRQSSFRQPRRTQSRTAAWRLRQLPALLVVLVPTGFGIALPIATLVYWMRQGQHATLPAVATLGQATWESVKFSAGGAVVAVLAALPVAMLTFRRHSTTRTLIDRAGFVTQALPGIVVALSLVYLTTRYVFSWYQTGPLLVLGYAIIHFPLAQVCVKSAAATASARLYDVGVSLGRTPLTVFVRVTLPLLAPGLAAGLCLVFLTAITELTATLVLAPIGVSTLATQFWAFQGNVAYAAAAPYALMIVALAVVPGALLGLWFAREPGGTQRVTA; from the coding sequence GTGAGCGGACTGCGAGGTCTGGGGGACCTCGCGAGAGGCCGCCTCGTCGTCGCTGTCAGCGCGGTCGTCGCCGTCGTCATGCTGCTGCCACTCGTGCTGGTCGTGCTCGACGTCCACTCGGCCGGCTGGGCCGAGATCCACCGGGTGCTCTTCCGCCAGCGCTCGGCGATGCTGCTCACCAACACGACGGAGCTGGCGGCTTCGGTCGTCGTACTCGCGACCATGCTCGGGGTGGCAGCAGCGATGCTCACCGAACGTATGACGCTGCCGTGGCGACCGTTGTGGACAGTCCTGCTGGTGCTGCCGATCGCGATGCCGGACTTCGTCGTGGGATACACCTGGCACACACTGTGGCCCACCCTCGACCCGCTCGGGGCATCGGTTGCTGTCATGACTCTGGGCAGCTATCCCCTTGTTTATCTTCCGGTTTCGGCCGCTTTGCGCCGCAGTGACATTACCCTCGAGGACACCGCGCGCAGCCTCGGCGCGGGGACCGTGCGCACCTTTGCCCGCATCACCCTGCCGCAGATCCGCATCGCCGCCGCCGGCGGGGCGGTGCTGGTCTTCCTCACCGTCATCTCCGAATACGGCGCGTTCGAGGTGTTGCGCTTCAACACCTTCACCACCGAGATCTTCAGCGAGTTTCAGTTCGAGCCGGATGCTGCAGGAGCGCTGTCGATCCCGTTGGTGCTGATGGGTTTGTCAGCTCTCCTGCTCGAATCGTTGCTGATCCGAAGGCAATCGAGCTTCCGCCAGCCTCGACGGACGCAATCTCGCACGGCCGCATGGCGACTCCGCCAACTGCCGGCACTGCTGGTGGTGCTGGTGCCGACCGGCTTCGGCATCGCGCTGCCGATCGCGACCCTCGTGTACTGGATGCGACAGGGGCAGCACGCCACCCTCCCGGCCGTGGCCACGCTGGGCCAAGCCACCTGGGAATCAGTCAAATTCAGCGCCGGTGGTGCCGTGGTGGCGGTCCTTGCGGCGCTTCCGGTCGCGATGCTGACGTTTCGCCGCCACAGCACGACACGCACGTTGATCGATCGAGCCGGTTTCGTGACCCAAGCCCTGCCAGGCATCGTCGTCGCGCTCAGCCTGGTCTACCTGACCACCAGATACGTCTTCTCCTGGTACCAGACCGGGCCGCTGCTGGTCCTGGGCTACGCGATCATCCACTTCCCACTCGCCCAGGTCTGTGTGAAATCGGCCGCAGCCACTGCCTCCGCCCGGCTGTATGACGTCGGCGTCTCCCTCGGCCGCACCCCCTTGACGGTCTTTGTGCGAGTCACGCTGCCGCTGCTCGCACCCGGCCTGGCCGCCGGACTGTGCCTGGTGTTCCTCACTGCCATAACGGAACTCACGGCAACGCTCGTCTTGGCGCCGATTGGTGTAAGTACTCTGGCGACGCAGTTCTGGGCGTTCCAGGGCAACGTGGCGTATGCCGCCGCCGCGCCATACGCCCTGATGATCGTCGCGCTCGCGGTGGTGCCCGGCGCCCTCCTCGGCCTGTGGTTTGCGCGCGAACCCGGCGGGACTCAGCGGGTGACAGCATGA
- a CDS encoding aspartate kinase, translating to MPLVVQKYGGSSLADADSIKRVARRIVDTRKAGNRVCVVVSAMGDTTDELLDLADAVSPDPPERELDMLLTAGERMSMALVSMAIANLGDSARSFTGSQAGVITDDVHGRARIIDVTPGRITEALDAGHIVIVAGFQGVSQNTKEITTLGRGGSDTTAVALAAALKADVCEIYTDVDGIFTADPRIVPTARKIDRITNEEMQEMAASGAKVLMLRCVEYARRFGMPIHVRSSFSHREGTWVYETQGEDDVEAPIIAGVAHDRSEAKITVVGVSDSPGQAASIFKAIAEQQINIDMIVQNVSAIATGRTDVSFTLPKTDGQRAVRVLQSVKAELGFEQLQYDDQIGKLSLVGSGMRSHPGVSATLFQALADSGINIEMISTSEIRVSVVTRDDQLDNAVRAVHTAFGLDAADGEAVVYGGSGR from the coding sequence GTGCCTCTCGTTGTCCAGAAGTATGGCGGTTCCTCGCTGGCCGACGCCGACAGCATCAAGCGCGTCGCCCGTCGCATCGTCGACACTCGCAAGGCCGGAAACCGGGTCTGTGTCGTCGTCTCGGCGATGGGTGACACCACCGATGAGTTGCTCGACCTGGCCGATGCCGTCTCGCCCGACCCGCCGGAGCGCGAGCTCGACATGCTCCTGACTGCCGGTGAGCGTATGTCGATGGCGCTGGTGTCGATGGCGATCGCCAATCTCGGTGACTCCGCGCGTTCCTTCACCGGCTCGCAGGCCGGCGTCATCACCGACGACGTGCACGGTCGCGCCCGCATCATCGACGTCACACCCGGCCGCATCACCGAGGCGCTCGACGCCGGACACATCGTGATCGTCGCCGGTTTCCAGGGCGTCAGCCAGAACACCAAAGAGATCACCACCCTCGGCCGTGGCGGCTCCGACACGACTGCTGTCGCGCTGGCGGCCGCGCTCAAGGCCGACGTCTGCGAGATCTACACCGATGTCGACGGGATCTTCACCGCCGACCCGCGCATCGTGCCGACCGCCCGCAAGATCGACCGCATCACCAACGAGGAGATGCAGGAGATGGCAGCCTCCGGCGCGAAGGTGCTGATGTTGCGGTGTGTCGAATATGCACGCCGGTTCGGTATGCCGATCCACGTGCGGTCCTCGTTCAGTCACCGCGAGGGCACCTGGGTCTACGAAACACAAGGAGAAGACGACGTGGAAGCCCCGATCATCGCCGGAGTGGCGCACGACCGCAGCGAGGCGAAGATCACGGTCGTCGGTGTGAGTGATTCGCCTGGCCAGGCCGCCTCGATCTTCAAGGCGATAGCCGAGCAGCAGATCAACATCGACATGATCGTCCAGAACGTCTCGGCCATCGCGACGGGTCGCACCGACGTGTCGTTCACCCTGCCCAAGACCGACGGTCAGCGCGCCGTGCGGGTGCTGCAGAGCGTGAAGGCCGAACTCGGGTTCGAGCAGCTGCAGTATGACGACCAGATCGGCAAGCTCTCGCTCGTCGGTTCCGGGATGCGGTCTCACCCGGGGGTCTCGGCGACGCTGTTCCAGGCGCTCGCCGACAGCGGCATCAACATCGAGATGATCTCGACCTCCGAGATCCGCGTCTCGGTCGTGACTCGCGACGACCAGCTCGACAACGCCGTGCGCGCGGTGCACACCGCCTTCGGCCTCGACGCCGCCGACGGTGAAGCAGTCGTCTACGGAGGGAGTGGCCGATGA
- a CDS encoding aspartate-semialdehyde dehydrogenase yields MGQSKPTLALVGATGVVGLSLLSLLPTRDDVWGEIRPIASDRSVGRRMSILGHDCLVQQLSVKAFEGADVVVMAVPADVAEMWTPVAVAAGAVVIDNSGRFVADPDVPLVVPEINPDAARHHPAGIVASPSGATLMMVGSLASLHATWQLTSVVATTFQAVTDAGIAGAVRLYAETMELAGNDGVGQSPGDVRRMLSDLGDSPFPAPVAYNVIPWVGEPAVDGATTSELAVRDELRSLLRVPDLPVAVTCVQVPVVRTHSVSLHATFAADIQRDDAVRVLTESSNSVVVLDGSNDTPDDEWPMPVDVVGADPVFAGRVRQLEGFPRSIELFICADNLRKGSALNALQVAELVI; encoded by the coding sequence ATGGGGCAGTCGAAGCCGACGCTCGCACTCGTTGGCGCCACCGGCGTCGTCGGGCTGTCGCTGCTATCGCTGCTGCCGACGAGGGACGACGTCTGGGGTGAGATTCGCCCGATCGCGTCGGACCGCTCGGTCGGGCGCCGGATGAGCATCCTGGGCCACGACTGCCTGGTGCAGCAGCTGTCGGTGAAGGCATTCGAGGGCGCTGACGTCGTCGTCATGGCGGTGCCTGCCGACGTCGCCGAGATGTGGACCCCGGTCGCGGTGGCGGCGGGGGCGGTGGTGATCGACAACTCCGGCCGGTTCGTCGCCGATCCGGACGTGCCGCTGGTGGTGCCCGAGATCAACCCGGATGCCGCTCGGCACCATCCGGCCGGCATCGTGGCAAGCCCGAGCGGCGCCACGTTGATGATGGTCGGTTCGCTGGCGTCCTTGCACGCGACCTGGCAGCTCACCTCGGTCGTGGCCACGACCTTCCAGGCGGTGACGGATGCTGGCATCGCGGGTGCGGTGCGGCTGTATGCCGAGACCATGGAGCTGGCCGGCAACGACGGGGTCGGTCAGTCTCCGGGCGATGTGCGGCGGATGCTGTCCGATCTGGGTGACTCACCTTTTCCGGCGCCGGTGGCCTACAACGTCATCCCGTGGGTCGGTGAGCCGGCGGTCGACGGCGCCACGACGTCGGAGCTCGCGGTGCGCGATGAGTTGCGGTCGCTGCTGCGGGTGCCCGATCTGCCGGTCGCAGTGACCTGTGTGCAGGTGCCGGTGGTGCGCACGCACTCGGTGTCGCTGCACGCAACGTTCGCGGCCGACATACAGCGCGATGATGCGGTCCGGGTGCTCACAGAGTCATCGAACTCCGTTGTTGTGCTTGATGGTTCGAATGACACTCCCGATGACGAATGGCCGATGCCGGTCGACGTCGTCGGTGCGGATCCGGTGTTCGCCGGCCGCGTCCGTCAGCTCGAGGGTTTCCCCCGGTCGATCGAGCTGTTCATCTGCGCGGACAACCTGCGCAAGGGCTCGGCGCTCAACGCGCTGCAGGTGGCCGAGCTCGTCATCTGA